A genomic window from Triticum urartu cultivar G1812 chromosome 7, Tu2.1, whole genome shotgun sequence includes:
- the LOC125523438 gene encoding uncharacterized protein LOC125523438 encodes MLEAAIPALWSTVHGWFTPWVLFLVLNIVIGTIAVTSKASPPAGGGEGAAAAAGGERRSLSRVPSMALDRLRSFNMSRFTAPAPEAPVSGVLDLGSDEQLPPLEMEPEAQGELEHEHVHMERSMSEAAAEAELPRLPARLRKSASDSRRSHTSWPRRTPRWWRRAGRRRRGTGSAAAAPWRRSRRSRCRRRRSRRPAARWTRARTTSSTSSATS; translated from the coding sequence ATGCTGGAGGCGGCGATCCCCGCGCTGTGGAGCACCGTCCACGGCTGGTTCACCCCGTGGGTGCTCTTCCTCGTGCTCAACATCGTCATCGGCACCATCGCCGTCACCTCCAAGGCCTCGCCCCCGGCGGGGGGCGGGGAAGGCGCCGCGGCCGCGGCCGGCGGCGAGAGGAGGAGCCTGTCCCGCGTGCCGTCAATGGCGCTCGACCGGCTCCGCTCGTTCAACATGTCCCGCTTCACCGCCCCCGCCCCGGAGGCCCCGGTGAGCGGGGTGCTGGATCTGGGGTCTGACGAGCAGCTGCCGCCGCTCGAGATGGAGCCGGAGGCTCAGGGCGAGCTGGAGCACGAGCACGTGCACATGGAAAGGAGCATGTCCGAGGCGGCGGCCGAGGCCGAGCTCCCGCGGCTGCCGGCGCGGCTCCGCAAGTCGGCAAGCGACAGTCGGCGTTCGCACACTTCGTGGCCGAGGAGGACACcgaggtggtggaggcgcgcaggccggcgacgacgagggacggggagcgccgccgccgccccctggCGGCGGAGCCGGAGGAGCCGGTGTCGGAGGAGGAGATCGAGGAGGCCGGCGGCGAGGTGGACGCGCGCGCGGACGACTTCATCAACAAGTTCCGCCACCAGCTGA